Proteins encoded in a region of the Bradyrhizobium sp. CB3481 genome:
- a CDS encoding carboxymuconolactone decarboxylase family protein — translation MTNWPQQTTDLSALLRSLRGSAPDVMKAFAGIAKAATVSKALDAKTKELIALGIAVAVRCDDCVAFHVKACVEQGATKEEVSETLGMAIYMGAGPSVMYASHALEAFAQFEAATTKPLGKLSTVREEEEIRLE, via the coding sequence ATGACCAATTGGCCGCAACAAACCACCGATTTAAGCGCTCTCCTGCGTAGTCTTCGCGGATCAGCTCCCGACGTCATGAAGGCGTTCGCGGGCATTGCAAAGGCGGCGACGGTTTCGAAGGCGCTGGATGCCAAGACCAAGGAACTAATCGCGCTCGGCATCGCGGTTGCGGTGCGATGCGACGATTGCGTCGCCTTTCACGTCAAGGCTTGCGTGGAACAGGGCGCCACAAAGGAAGAGGTCAGCGAAACGCTGGGAATGGCGATCTACATGGGCGCAGGCCCGTCGGTGATGTACGCGAGCCACGCGCTCGAAGCGTTCGCCCAATTCGAGGCCGCTACGACGAAACCGTTGGGCAAACTAAGTACCGTTCGCGAAGAGGAAGAGATCCGTCTCGAGTGA
- a CDS encoding YeeE/YedE family protein encodes MANFTPVSAAIGGVLIGLSAVLLMLSTGRIAGVSGIFSGLLNLRGEDKGWRTAFIAGLILAPVIAGLIGYGMSPPKLPASWAVIIVAGLLVGFGTRLGGGCTSGHGICGIARLSPRSIAATIVFMVTAVITVAITHHVLGG; translated from the coding sequence ATGGCCAATTTCACCCCCGTATCGGCCGCGATCGGCGGCGTTCTGATCGGGCTTTCCGCCGTTCTCCTGATGCTGTCGACCGGCCGGATCGCCGGCGTCAGCGGCATCTTCAGCGGCCTGCTCAATCTGCGCGGCGAGGACAAGGGTTGGCGCACCGCGTTCATCGCCGGGCTCATTCTCGCACCCGTGATCGCCGGCCTCATTGGCTACGGCATGTCGCCGCCGAAGCTGCCGGCAAGCTGGGCAGTCATCATCGTGGCGGGCCTCCTGGTCGGCTTCGGCACACGGCTCGGCGGCGGCTGCACTTCCGGTCACGGCATCTGCGGCATCGCACGGCTGTCGCCGCGCTCCATTGCCGCCACGATCGTGTTCATGGTGACGGCGGTTATCACCGTCGCGATCACGCATCACGTGCTGGGAGGCTGA
- a CDS encoding DUF6691 family protein has product MAIIAPLLCGLIFGAGLLISGMVQPTKVLGFLDIFGAWDPSLAVVMAGALAVSVPGFRLAGSNSRPWLAGQYFLPGKSGIDLPLVAGAALFGAGWGLVGLCPGPALESLATLSPGAIVFVVAMAAGMIAHDIWQQALLTAQGDRLASATDG; this is encoded by the coding sequence ATGGCGATCATCGCTCCCTTGCTGTGCGGCCTGATCTTCGGCGCGGGCCTGTTGATTTCAGGGATGGTGCAGCCGACAAAGGTTTTAGGCTTTCTGGATATCTTCGGCGCGTGGGACCCGAGCCTTGCGGTGGTGATGGCGGGGGCGCTTGCGGTGTCGGTGCCGGGCTTCAGGCTGGCGGGTAGTAACTCGCGGCCGTGGCTGGCCGGGCAATATTTCCTGCCTGGCAAATCGGGCATCGACCTGCCGCTGGTCGCCGGCGCGGCGCTGTTCGGGGCAGGCTGGGGCCTCGTTGGATTATGCCCGGGGCCGGCATTGGAGAGCCTGGCGACGCTCTCGCCCGGAGCCATAGTCTTCGTGGTCGCAATGGCCGCTGGAATGATCGCGCACGACATTTGGCAGCAGGCGCTGCTCACCGCGCAGGGCGACCGCCTGGCGAGTGCGACGGACGGCTGA
- a CDS encoding L,D-transpeptidase, translated as MRSFLVAVTALTLFASGVAQAKVAISVDKDNQLMTVAVDGVERYRWPVSSGIPSYETPNGSFRTFRMEEDHYSKEFDEAPMPHSIFFTKIGHAIHGTDSVNRLGSPASHGCVRLSRANAATLYALVKEQGVLNTTVTLTGSSQVALARNPRQRGNTAVARRAPLPQYEQQQSGQQYDSAAGDPVVITPQQRLAPQARADDGYIYPADGSSTEARYPAPPSRRVYDTQAYQQQQPQYYDNRGYAPAPQGYYYQPRQQYYQQRGLY; from the coding sequence ATGCGTTCCTTCCTCGTTGCCGTCACCGCCCTGACGCTGTTTGCCTCGGGCGTAGCTCAAGCCAAGGTCGCCATATCCGTCGATAAGGACAACCAGCTGATGACCGTCGCCGTCGACGGCGTCGAGCGTTACCGCTGGCCGGTGTCGTCGGGTATTCCCTCCTACGAGACGCCGAACGGCAGCTTCCGCACCTTCCGTATGGAAGAGGATCACTACTCCAAGGAATTCGACGAGGCGCCGATGCCGCATTCGATCTTCTTCACGAAGATCGGCCACGCCATTCATGGCACGGATTCCGTCAACCGCTTGGGCTCGCCGGCCTCGCATGGCTGCGTGCGGCTCTCGCGCGCCAACGCCGCGACGCTATATGCGCTGGTCAAGGAGCAAGGCGTGCTCAACACCACGGTGACCTTGACCGGCTCGTCGCAGGTGGCGCTGGCGCGCAACCCGCGGCAGCGCGGCAATACGGCCGTCGCCCGACGCGCGCCGCTGCCGCAATATGAACAGCAACAATCTGGACAGCAATACGACTCCGCGGCCGGCGATCCCGTCGTGATTACACCGCAGCAGCGGCTGGCGCCGCAGGCGCGCGCCGATGACGGCTACATCTATCCGGCCGATGGTTCTTCCACCGAGGCGCGCTATCCGGCGCCGCCGAGCCGCCGCGTCTACGACACCCAGGCCTACCAGCAGCAACAACCGCAATATTACGACAACCGCGGCTATGCGCCGGCGCCGCAGGGCTACTACTACCAGCCGCGCCAGCAATACTATCAGCAGCGCGGGCTGTATTAG
- a CDS encoding ABC transporter permease, producing MNYRAIRAIYLFEMARTWRTLLQSIVSPVVSTSLYFVVFGAAIGSRITEVEGVSYGTFIVPGLVMLSVLTQSIANASFGIYFPKFVGTIYEILSAPVSYVEIVIGYVGAAATKSIILGVIIMATAALFVPLHIQHPLWMLTFLVLTAVTFSLFGFIIGIWADGFEKLQMIPMLVVTPLTFLGGSFYSVNMLPSGWRTITLLNPVVYLISGFRWSFYEISDVSVGLSLGMTLGFLAICTVLVWWIFRTGYRLKN from the coding sequence ATGAATTACCGTGCGATCCGCGCCATCTACCTGTTCGAAATGGCCCGCACCTGGCGCACGCTGCTGCAGAGCATCGTCTCGCCGGTGGTTTCGACCTCGCTCTATTTCGTCGTGTTCGGCGCCGCGATCGGCTCGCGCATCACCGAGGTCGAGGGCGTCAGCTACGGCACCTTTATCGTGCCGGGGCTCGTGATGCTGTCGGTGCTGACCCAGAGCATCGCCAACGCCTCGTTTGGCATCTATTTTCCGAAATTTGTCGGAACCATCTACGAAATATTGTCGGCGCCGGTTTCCTATGTCGAGATCGTGATCGGCTATGTCGGCGCCGCCGCGACCAAATCCATCATCCTCGGCGTGATCATCATGGCGACCGCAGCGCTGTTCGTGCCGCTGCATATCCAGCATCCGCTGTGGATGCTGACCTTCCTGGTGCTGACGGCGGTGACGTTCAGCCTGTTCGGCTTCATCATCGGCATCTGGGCCGACGGTTTCGAGAAGCTGCAGATGATCCCGATGCTGGTGGTGACGCCGCTGACCTTCCTCGGCGGCAGCTTCTACTCGGTGAACATGCTGCCCTCGGGCTGGCGCACCATCACACTGCTCAATCCGGTGGTCTACCTGATCTCGGGCTTCCGCTGGAGCTTTTATGAGATCTCCGACGTCAGCGTGGGCTTGAGCCTGGGCATGACGCTTGGCTTCCTCGCCATCTGCACGGTCTTGGTGTGGTGGATCTTCAGGACCGGGTATCGGCTGAAGAATTGA
- a CDS encoding ABC transporter ATP-binding protein: MLASPPIISVSHLSKTYGSGFKALKDVNLDIRRGEIFALLGPNGAGKTTLISIICGIANLSEGSVAVGGHDINRDYRAARSLIGLVPQELHTDSFETVWATVSFSRGLFGKPKNPAHIEKVLRDLSLWDKKDSKIITLSGGMKRRVMIAKALSHEPQILFLDEPTAGVDVELRKGMWDVVRKLQASGVTIILTTHYIQEAEEMADRIGVINKGEIILVEDKAGLMQKLGKKHLKLYLQGKVDALPASLAAYNLELSDDGRAVIYDYDTKGERTGITSLLSDLRNAGIHISDLDTNQSSLEDIFVSLVKAP; this comes from the coding sequence ATGCTCGCTTCACCACCCATCATATCCGTCTCGCATCTGTCAAAAACCTACGGCTCCGGTTTCAAGGCGCTGAAGGACGTCAATCTGGACATCAGGCGCGGCGAGATTTTTGCGCTGCTCGGGCCAAACGGCGCCGGCAAGACCACGCTGATCAGCATCATCTGCGGCATCGCCAATTTGAGCGAAGGCAGCGTCGCGGTGGGCGGGCATGACATCAACCGTGACTACCGCGCGGCGCGCTCGCTGATCGGCCTGGTGCCGCAGGAGCTGCACACCGACTCCTTTGAGACGGTATGGGCGACCGTCAGCTTCAGCCGCGGCTTGTTCGGCAAGCCGAAGAACCCGGCGCACATCGAGAAAGTGCTGAGGGACCTGTCGCTGTGGGACAAAAAGGATTCAAAGATCATCACGCTGTCCGGCGGCATGAAACGCCGCGTGATGATCGCAAAGGCGCTGTCGCACGAGCCGCAGATCCTGTTCCTGGACGAGCCGACCGCGGGCGTCGACGTCGAACTGCGCAAGGGCATGTGGGACGTGGTGCGCAAATTGCAGGCTTCCGGCGTCACCATCATCCTCACGACGCATTACATCCAGGAAGCCGAGGAAATGGCCGACCGCATCGGCGTCATCAACAAGGGCGAGATCATCCTGGTCGAGGACAAGGCGGGGCTGATGCAGAAGCTCGGCAAGAAACATTTGAAGCTCTACCTGCAGGGCAAGGTCGACGCGCTCCCCGCCTCGCTTGCCGCCTACAATCTCGAACTGTCGGATGACGGCCGCGCCGTGATCTATGATTACGACACTAAGGGCGAGCGTACCGGGATCACCAGTCTGCTCAGCGACCTCCGCAACGCCGGCATCCACATCTCGGACCTCGACACCAACCAGTCTTCGCTCGAGGATATCTTTGTCAGCCTGGTGAAAGCGCCATGA
- a CDS encoding UvrD-helicase domain-containing protein: MTEPNKLPHHGVPEHQPAAGGIAARARAAAGPQYLNGLNPEQREAVETLDGPVLVLAGAGTGKTRVLTTRIAHILSQGRARPQEILSVTFTNKAAREMKLRLGQMLGQAVEGMPWLGTFHSIGGRILRFHAELVQLKSNFTVLDVDDQVRLLKQLLQAENIDDKRWPARMLAGLIDGWKNRGLAPGQVPAGEAAMFANGKGGKLYASYQERLKILNAADFGDLLLENIRLFRENPDVLRQYQSRFKFILVDEYQDTNVAQYLWLRLLSQAPSRPGLPLSAIIPGATDAPIIPGHAAGVNPESRYGEDSSLDSGSAPSAHPGMTTPQSQTPPKNICCVGDDDQSIYGWRGAEVDNILRFEHDFPGAKVIRLERNYRSTGHILAAASHLIAHNEGRLGKTLRTEDVDGEKVTVTGAWDSEEEARAIGEEIEELQRASENLNEVAILVRASFQMREFEDRFVTLGLPYRVIGGPRFYERAEIRDALAYLRVINSPADDLAFERIVNVPKRGLGDATVQLLHDHARKRRMPLFEAARAVVETDELKPKARGSLRDLIMQFDRWRAQRDVTAHTELAEIVLDESGYTEMWQKDRSADAAGRLDNLKELIRSMEEFENLQGFLEHISLVMDRDGEAGDEAVSLMTLHSAKGLEFDNVFLPGWEEGLFPSQRTLDEQGRAGLEEERRLAHVGLTRARRRAKLFFATNRRIHGTWSTTIPSRFLDELPSANVEITESKGGSGWGGAGGYGPSRFDNIESFGSSYSTPGWQRAQANRNRGQGGRGGGQARGGFEESQSSFSDARGDTFGGGFSRNKRGPMVIEGELVAKSTGTVSEFSLDDRVFHQKFGYGHVVKIDGNKLTIAFEKAGEKKVVDSFVERA, translated from the coding sequence ATGACCGAGCCGAACAAACTGCCCCATCACGGCGTCCCCGAGCACCAGCCCGCCGCTGGCGGCATTGCCGCGCGGGCGCGCGCCGCGGCGGGCCCGCAATATCTCAATGGGCTCAACCCCGAGCAGCGCGAGGCGGTCGAGACGCTGGATGGGCCGGTTCTGGTGCTGGCCGGCGCCGGCACCGGCAAGACGCGGGTGCTGACGACCCGCATCGCCCACATCCTGAGCCAGGGCCGCGCCCGGCCGCAGGAAATTCTCTCGGTGACCTTCACCAACAAGGCCGCGCGCGAGATGAAGCTGCGGCTCGGCCAGATGCTCGGCCAAGCCGTGGAGGGCATGCCCTGGCTCGGCACCTTCCACTCGATCGGCGGGCGCATCCTCCGCTTCCACGCCGAACTGGTGCAGCTGAAATCCAACTTCACCGTGCTCGACGTCGACGATCAGGTCCGCCTGCTCAAGCAGCTGTTGCAGGCCGAGAATATCGACGACAAGCGCTGGCCGGCGCGCATGCTGGCTGGCCTGATCGATGGCTGGAAGAACCGCGGGCTCGCGCCCGGCCAGGTGCCGGCGGGCGAAGCCGCGATGTTCGCCAACGGCAAGGGCGGCAAGCTCTACGCCAGCTATCAGGAGCGGCTGAAGATCCTCAACGCCGCCGATTTCGGCGATCTCTTGCTGGAGAATATCCGGCTGTTCCGCGAAAACCCCGATGTGCTCCGGCAATACCAGAGTCGCTTCAAGTTCATTCTGGTCGACGAATATCAGGACACCAACGTCGCGCAATATCTGTGGCTGCGGCTGCTGTCGCAGGCGCCGTCGCGGCCCGGCTTGCCGCTCTCGGCGATCATTCCTGGCGCCACTGATGCTCCCATCATTCCGGGGCACGCCGCAGGCGTGAACCCGGAATCTCGATATGGTGAGGACTCATCTCTGGATTCCGGGTCTGCGCCCTCGGCGCATCCCGGAATGACGACGCCACAATCGCAGACACCGCCCAAAAACATCTGCTGCGTCGGCGACGACGACCAGTCGATCTACGGCTGGCGCGGCGCGGAGGTCGACAACATCCTGCGCTTCGAGCACGATTTTCCCGGCGCCAAGGTGATCCGCCTGGAGCGTAATTACCGCTCCACCGGCCATATCCTTGCCGCCGCCTCGCATCTGATCGCGCACAATGAAGGCCGGCTCGGCAAGACGCTGCGCACCGAGGATGTCGATGGCGAAAAGGTCACGGTAACCGGCGCGTGGGATTCGGAAGAGGAAGCCCGCGCCATCGGCGAGGAGATCGAGGAGCTGCAGCGCGCGAGTGAAAACCTCAACGAGGTCGCGATCCTGGTCCGCGCCTCGTTCCAGATGCGCGAGTTCGAAGATCGTTTTGTCACGCTCGGCCTGCCCTACCGCGTGATCGGCGGCCCACGCTTCTATGAGCGCGCCGAAATCCGCGACGCGCTGGCTTATCTGCGCGTGATCAATTCGCCCGCCGACGACCTCGCCTTCGAGCGCATCGTCAATGTGCCCAAGCGCGGGCTTGGCGATGCCACCGTGCAATTGCTGCACGACCACGCCCGCAAGCGGCGCATGCCGCTGTTCGAAGCGGCGCGCGCCGTGGTCGAGACCGACGAACTAAAGCCGAAGGCGCGCGGCAGCTTGCGCGATCTCATCATGCAATTCGACCGCTGGCGCGCCCAGCGCGATGTGACGGCTCACACCGAGCTCGCCGAAATCGTGCTCGACGAGAGCGGCTATACCGAGATGTGGCAGAAGGACCGCTCGGCCGACGCCGCGGGCCGGCTCGACAACCTCAAGGAACTGATCCGCTCGATGGAAGAGTTCGAGAACCTGCAAGGCTTTCTCGAACACATCTCGCTGGTGATGGACCGCGACGGCGAAGCCGGCGACGAAGCGGTATCGCTGATGACGCTGCATTCGGCCAAGGGGCTGGAGTTCGACAACGTCTTCCTGCCCGGTTGGGAGGAAGGCCTGTTTCCGAGCCAGCGCACGCTCGACGAACAGGGCCGCGCCGGCCTCGAGGAAGAACGGCGCCTCGCCCATGTCGGCCTGACGCGCGCCCGCCGCCGCGCAAAGCTGTTCTTCGCCACCAACCGGCGCATCCACGGCACGTGGTCGACCACAATCCCCTCGCGATTCCTCGACGAGCTGCCGTCAGCCAATGTCGAGATCACGGAATCCAAGGGCGGCTCCGGCTGGGGCGGCGCCGGCGGCTACGGCCCGTCGCGCTTCGACAACATCGAATCCTTCGGCTCCAGCTACTCCACGCCCGGCTGGCAGCGCGCGCAGGCCAACCGCAATCGTGGCCAAGGCGGTCGCGGCGGAGGCCAGGCGCGCGGCGGCTTCGAGGAAAGCCAATCATCATTTTCTGACGCGCGCGGCGATACCTTCGGAGGCGGCTTTTCGCGCAACAAGCGCGGCCCGATGGTGATCGAAGGCGAGCTGGTCGCAAAATCCACCGGCACGGTATCGGAATTCTCGCTCGACGACCGCGTGTTTCACCAGAAATTCGGCTACGGCCATGTGGTGAAGATCGACGGCAACAAGCTGACCATCGCGTTCGAAAAGGCCGGCGAGAAGAAGGTGGTCGATAGTTTTGTGGAGCGGGCTTAA
- a CDS encoding DUF1328 domain-containing protein, with translation MLSWVVTFLIIALIAGVLGFGGIAGASVEIAKAIFFIAVILFLISAVVGLVRGRSNV, from the coding sequence ATGCTGAGCTGGGTCGTTACATTTCTGATCATCGCGTTGATCGCGGGTGTTCTGGGCTTCGGCGGCATCGCCGGCGCCTCCGTCGAAATCGCCAAGGCGATCTTCTTCATCGCCGTCATCCTGTTCCTGATCTCGGCGGTCGTCGGCTTGGTCCGCGGACGCAGCAATGTCTAG
- a CDS encoding class I SAM-dependent methyltransferase: protein MATTATAQAQQPGQVDLSALKTRQHGAWSSGDYAVVGTTLQIVGEELCETLDLRAGQKVLDVAAGNGNATLAAARRWCDVVSTDYVPSLLERGRARAAAEGLSVQFREADAEALDFGDATFDAVLSTFGVMFTPDHDRAASELLRVCKSGGKIGLANWTPDGFIGQLFKTLGKYLPPPAGAKSPALWGTQARITEMFGTSAASVKAEKRHFMFRYKSPLHFLDVFRNYYGPTLKAFAALDETNQRRLADDILKLIASMNRAEDGTMVLGSEYLEIVIVKR from the coding sequence ATGGCTACCACCGCGACTGCCCAGGCCCAGCAACCCGGCCAGGTCGATCTTTCCGCCCTGAAAACCCGCCAGCACGGCGCCTGGTCGTCCGGCGACTACGCTGTGGTCGGCACCACGCTGCAGATCGTCGGCGAGGAACTATGCGAGACGCTCGACCTGCGCGCCGGCCAGAAGGTGCTCGACGTCGCCGCCGGCAACGGCAACGCCACGCTGGCCGCGGCGCGGCGCTGGTGCGACGTCGTCTCGACCGACTATGTGCCGAGCCTGCTCGAGCGCGGCCGCGCCCGCGCCGCGGCGGAAGGCCTGTCGGTCCAGTTCAGGGAAGCGGATGCCGAGGCGCTCGACTTTGGCGATGCGACGTTCGACGCCGTGCTTTCGACCTTCGGCGTGATGTTCACGCCGGACCATGATCGCGCCGCCTCGGAGCTTTTGCGGGTATGCAAGAGCGGCGGCAAGATCGGCCTCGCCAACTGGACGCCGGACGGATTCATCGGGCAGCTGTTCAAGACGCTCGGCAAATACCTGCCGCCGCCGGCCGGCGCAAAATCGCCCGCGCTATGGGGGACGCAGGCGCGGATCACGGAGATGTTCGGAACGTCGGCGGCTTCGGTCAAGGCGGAGAAGCGTCACTTCATGTTCCGCTACAAGTCCCCGCTGCATTTCCTCGACGTATTCAGGAATTACTACGGCCCCACGCTGAAAGCCTTTGCCGCGCTTGATGAAACCAATCAGCGCCGTCTCGCCGACGACATCCTGAAGCTGATCGCGTCGATGAACCGCGCCGAGGACGGCACCATGGTGCTGGGAAGCGAATATCTGGAAATCGTCATCGTCAAACGCTGA
- a CDS encoding helix-turn-helix domain-containing protein, with protein sequence MIASQGISAAASPLPRGVKRAFDAMRANVGHNWRLAELAGIAGVSARTLQRQFLTFVGKSPRAVLREIGLDCARRELLQGSPGVKIMDVALRCGFTHFGRFSIAYRRRYSETPSQTLKRQTVLTDALGAMPSLLVPARDRVVIAFGPIEAAAEHLALAADIADDLATALVRAGLAVATRSVAARYHLGGAIRGAGTQAHLTIRLVDTETGGQLWAHRIDGILHDDVATTEHLAARIAAALQSCLRLAEIDRALRKPAAGLGAQDLALRAMPGVLSLDACGNARALEMLDRAMEEDPNQPLAIALAAWAHVQRAVYHFTHAPQQERARSLELTHRARALGGDATVLAILGNALSLLREFDAADLVTRKALAIDGGSAWAWSRSGWIDVYKGVPQSAIERFKIALDLAPHDPLAFNSMVGIGCALFTAGQYAEGARWQERALAEHPSASWVHRTLCPAHVLAGQAREARRSLDGLRQHYPDLTVSEVQRGMPPLPPSQCNLVVGALQEAGLPA encoded by the coding sequence ATGATTGCCAGTCAGGGGATCTCGGCGGCGGCCTCGCCGCTGCCGCGCGGTGTCAAGCGTGCGTTCGATGCGATGCGGGCCAATGTCGGCCACAATTGGCGCCTGGCCGAGCTTGCCGGCATCGCCGGCGTTTCCGCCAGAACCCTGCAACGCCAGTTCCTCACCTTTGTCGGCAAGAGCCCACGCGCTGTGTTGCGCGAGATCGGGCTCGACTGCGCCCGCCGCGAGCTGCTGCAGGGCAGCCCCGGCGTCAAGATCATGGACGTGGCGCTGCGCTGCGGCTTCACGCATTTTGGACGATTCTCGATCGCCTATCGCCGCCGCTACAGTGAAACCCCGTCGCAGACCCTGAAGCGGCAGACCGTGCTTACGGACGCGCTCGGCGCCATGCCTTCGCTGCTCGTGCCGGCGCGAGACCGGGTGGTGATCGCGTTCGGGCCGATCGAGGCTGCGGCTGAGCACCTGGCGCTGGCGGCCGATATCGCCGACGATCTCGCTACCGCGCTCGTCCGCGCCGGGCTAGCGGTCGCCACGCGGTCGGTGGCGGCGCGCTACCATCTGGGCGGGGCGATCCGCGGAGCGGGCACGCAAGCGCACCTGACTATCCGCCTGGTCGACACCGAAACCGGCGGCCAGCTCTGGGCGCATCGCATCGACGGCATTCTGCATGACGACGTCGCAACGACCGAGCATCTCGCGGCCAGGATCGCCGCGGCGCTGCAGTCCTGCCTGCGTCTGGCGGAGATCGACCGCGCGCTGCGCAAGCCGGCGGCCGGTCTCGGCGCGCAGGATCTGGCGCTGCGCGCGATGCCGGGCGTGCTTTCGCTCGATGCGTGCGGCAACGCCCGCGCGCTCGAAATGCTCGATCGCGCCATGGAAGAGGATCCGAACCAGCCGCTCGCCATCGCACTGGCGGCGTGGGCCCATGTCCAGCGCGCAGTCTATCACTTCACCCACGCGCCGCAGCAGGAACGCGCCCGCAGCCTGGAGCTGACACACCGGGCGAGGGCGCTCGGCGGCGATGCCACCGTGCTCGCCATCCTCGGCAACGCGCTATCGCTGCTTAGGGAGTTCGATGCCGCTGATCTCGTCACGCGCAAGGCGCTTGCGATCGACGGCGGATCGGCCTGGGCATGGAGCCGCAGCGGATGGATCGATGTCTACAAGGGCGTTCCGCAGTCCGCCATTGAGCGCTTCAAGATTGCGCTGGACCTCGCCCCCCATGACCCGCTGGCGTTCAACAGCATGGTCGGAATCGGCTGCGCACTCTTCACCGCCGGTCAATATGCCGAGGGTGCGCGCTGGCAGGAGCGCGCGCTGGCCGAACATCCGTCGGCAAGCTGGGTGCACCGGACGCTGTGTCCGGCCCATGTGCTTGCCGGACAGGCGCGAGAGGCCCGCCGCAGCCTCGATGGGCTACGGCAGCATTATCCCGATCTGACGGTATCGGAAGTGCAGCGCGGCATGCCGCCGCTGCCGCCAAGCCAGTGCAATCTGGTGGTCGGCGCGCTGCAGGAGGCCGGGCTGCCGGCCTGA
- a CDS encoding thioesterase family protein codes for MPLPPAPFVSSIMQIEPQWIDYNGHLNMAYYNVMMDRAIDEMWLQLGIGPAYMKERQCSTFTAEAHVRYVREIHLGDPVQVTVYLLENDEKRLHTFEDLRHASEGWLSATSENMTLHMDMKARKVAPFPPDIRARIAQVVASHAAVPRPEGIGRTVAMPRK; via the coding sequence ATGCCGCTGCCGCCGGCTCCGTTTGTGTCCTCGATCATGCAGATCGAGCCGCAATGGATCGACTATAACGGCCACCTCAACATGGCCTATTACAACGTGATGATGGACCGGGCGATCGACGAAATGTGGCTGCAGCTCGGCATCGGGCCGGCCTACATGAAGGAGCGTCAGTGCTCGACCTTCACCGCCGAAGCCCATGTGCGCTATGTGCGCGAGATTCATCTCGGCGATCCCGTGCAGGTGACGGTCTATCTGCTCGAAAATGACGAGAAGCGGCTGCATACGTTCGAGGATCTGCGCCATGCCAGCGAGGGCTGGCTGTCCGCCACCTCGGAGAACATGACGCTGCATATGGACATGAAGGCACGCAAGGTTGCGCCGTTCCCGCCGGATATCCGCGCGCGCATCGCGCAGGTGGTAGCTTCACACGCCGCGGTGCCGCGGCCGGAGGGCATCGGCCGCACGGTCGCGATGCCCCGGAAATAG